The segment CCGTATCCTGTGTACGGACGTTTATATGGTGGCTGCAAACCTAAAACAATATCTTCTTTTTGTACTCCCATCTCTAATAGTTCTTGTGCTAAATCCACATCTGTCATATTCTGCTGAATCCAGATTTTATCATTTTTAATATCAAAATGAATAACAGTGTGATACACACGACTTAAACCATTCCAACCTATACGCATCAATTGATAGTGGTCGTGCATTGTATCAAATATTAATTCGTTTTCAATCTCTTCACGTTGAGGTTTATACTTACTGTGTTTTGCTAATATTTCTTGGATAGATTGGCGGTATTGCTCTAGTTTGTCCATCTCACAATCACTTCCATAATTGGATCGTATATTATTAGTTTTAGTTGATGTCGCCGCACGGCAATTTTAGCAAGTTTAGTCTGAAAAAAGGTTTCATAAGCATCAACTGGAACTGCTAAATATAACTGACGTTCTGGTTCGTTTTCTTCCAGTGCAATTTGATAATTCAAGAATTGTCCCAAGGCGGTATGAAAGTCGCTAACCGCAGAGTTACTCGCAAAACTTTTGATTTCCACAGCTATTTTTTCGCCTTCTCTTTCTGCTGCTATCAGCCTTTCTGCACCCAAGTCTATTTTAAGCGTCACCTCCTCAAATTCTATTTGTAGGGGATCATCAGTAACTATCCAATTTTCTTTCTGGAGTGCTTTTTTAACCGCTTCATGAAATAAATCTCTAGCTGACATCTAGCAAAAAACTTTGTTTGTATTTATCACACCACTGCGCGTCTATTATATCAAATGCAGTTTCAACAGTGGTTTTGCTGTGCGATCGCATTATTACCCAATCCAGTAATTGATGATATTTTCATCCCCGTCAGGGGTAATTAATTAAAAACATCACACAAACAATCGAAAACGCTATTACCATATTGTTTCCATCCCCGTGAGGGGTAATTAATTGAAAACCATTCGCTATGCGAAGGGAGAAAAAACCTCTGAAAAGTTTCCATCCCCGTGAGGGGTAATTAATTGAAAACTATGCACAACGGGCTAATACCCCGATTGCAGATGGGGTTTCCATCCCCGTGAGGGGTAATTAATTGAAAACCATTTCCCGCAGGTAAAGCCAGTGGACATGTGATTTGGTTTCCATCCCCGTGAGGGGTAATTAATTGAAAACCGTCTATGCAATATCTTCCTGATGCGAATCAGAAAGCATTGTTTCCATCCCCGTGAGGGGTAATTAATTGAAAACCCTGCAAGCGACCGTCCGGCTGCATGGACAATTTCTGCGATGTTTCCATCCCCGTGAGGGGTAATTAATTGAAAACTTTTCAGCATATGCTGTGTCAAAATCTTTGTTGTTGTTTCCATCCCCGTGAGGGGTAATTAATTGAAAACCCTGTTTTAAAGCAACTGATCGAGCAAAAGCTTAAGTTTCCATCCCCGTGAGGGGTAATTAATTGAAAACAATTGCTTTCTGGAAGACACGGGAAGAACAAGATTTATAGTTTCCATCCCCGTGAGGGGTAATTAATTGAAAACACTACCCTTTTGGAACACTTGCTACAACTGGGTTTGAAAGTGCCATTTTCGCGGGGGGTCTGATTTTACTGTCAATAAGCATACTTTATTGACAATTAGACACCATCACAGACACCTCAAAGCCTTACTGAGTAAGTGATTCGCGGGGGTCAACGGAAGAATCAGGGTTTCAAGCATTGCCTTACCCCCGCGAAAAATTTGCGTGTGAAAAGTAAAAATCAAGACTTTAACTTTCACCAGGAAACGCAATATTAAGTTTTCAAGGTTCTGCTTTCTTGAAACAGAGTATACCAAACTACTCCTCAGTTTTTAAAGCGCGTCTTGCCAACTTGACATAAGTCTTCACTGTTTCATAAGGCATTTCTAAATCTTCTGCCACTACCTGCAACGACTCTCCCATTTCCCGCCTTGCTAAAATTGTCGCCCATTTCGTGGCTATTTCATCTGCTCGTTCTCCACCTGTTCGTTTGCGTCGTGCTTTAAATATCTGTGTTAAATCTTCAATGCGTTTCGCCAAGACAGTTTGCACATCAGGTATATCTTGAACCACTTGAGATGACCAACCAAAACGTGTTTGTCCCAAGCCAAAAGTAGTTTTGTGTCCAGTACCGCAGTAAGGTGCAAGTTTGCCTAAAGCATAAAATAATTGCTCAAATTGTGGCTGCTTGGCTGCTTCCTTTGCCAAAGTTAACTCTATCGCACCAGTAAATCCTGTGACTGCGCCTTTTTTTCCCGCCAGTACCTTTGCAGTTGTAAGTTGACAACGGGTAATCAATACATAATCCTCTACCCAAGCCAAAAAAGCATCCTGGTCAACAGCCATTCCCGAAAAATCATTCCAGCGTCGCAGGTAGCTATGA is part of the Aulosira sp. FACHB-615 genome and harbors:
- a CDS encoding XisI protein — translated: MDKLEQYRQSIQEILAKHSKYKPQREEIENELIFDTMHDHYQLMRIGWNGLSRVYHTVIHFDIKNDKIWIQQNMTDVDLAQELLEMGVQKEDIVLGLQPPYKRPYTGYGVVV
- a CDS encoding XisH family protein translates to MSARDLFHEAVKKALQKENWIVTDDPLQIEFEEVTLKIDLGAERLIAAEREGEKIAVEIKSFASNSAVSDFHTALGQFLNYQIALEENEPERQLYLAVPVDAYETFFQTKLAKIAVRRHQLKLIIYDPIMEVIVRWTN